Proteins found in one Agaribacterium sp. ZY112 genomic segment:
- a CDS encoding lipase family protein has product MTELSPEFAAGLASNIYDIKNEKTRKLFYFKYKNLLDLGDNASLSDKGLSGKTGGIVLKTSHMMGLYAEGLKDTIYQNQAIFAIKGTASLMDALTDLNAGIKASRTGGKVHQGFQDTFNTYADDIPTPSKNIHTIHCVGHSLGGALATLTADWLKSSTGRTVKLYTFGSPRVGLEFFSNKAKTRIGDNNLYRVHHKTDPVAMVPTWPFVHVPSSGRGDFLLPSNAQLAFWQPHLMANYIDSVEKRDSWDKLAGSRPQKMLDASIEAWLKSDGPLSFCLNTAEVAGAALLWVVEKAINLSGIAVVLGGSTIFTILDRLAYVVHKAADLVKEASFWVTRLIIRMATILGIKIVEGVNITYSFIRSIFIRMHHAVSELVRQAGRGLES; this is encoded by the coding sequence ATGACTGAATTAAGCCCTGAGTTTGCAGCTGGATTAGCCTCAAATATCTACGATATAAAGAATGAAAAAACACGCAAGTTATTTTATTTTAAATATAAAAACTTGCTTGATCTTGGTGACAACGCGTCTTTAAGCGATAAAGGTTTAAGCGGTAAAACGGGCGGCATCGTACTAAAAACCTCTCATATGATGGGGCTATATGCCGAAGGACTAAAAGATACTATTTATCAAAACCAAGCTATTTTTGCTATAAAAGGTACGGCGAGCCTAATGGATGCCCTAACAGATTTAAACGCGGGCATTAAGGCATCTAGAACGGGAGGAAAAGTTCACCAAGGCTTCCAAGATACCTTCAACACATATGCAGATGATATACCTACACCATCGAAAAACATTCACACAATCCATTGTGTTGGTCACAGCTTAGGCGGTGCATTAGCAACACTTACCGCTGACTGGCTTAAGTCATCTACTGGGCGCACAGTTAAACTATATACATTTGGCAGCCCTAGAGTTGGATTAGAGTTTTTTTCAAATAAGGCAAAAACACGAATAGGCGACAATAATCTTTACCGCGTTCATCATAAAACAGACCCTGTCGCTATGGTCCCTACTTGGCCATTTGTGCATGTACCCAGCTCAGGAAGAGGTGACTTCTTACTGCCATCAAATGCCCAACTAGCATTTTGGCAGCCTCATTTAATGGCTAACTACATAGACTCGGTAGAAAAAAGAGATAGCTGGGATAAGCTTGCAGGCTCTAGACCTCAGAAAATGCTAGATGCCTCTATTGAAGCTTGGTTAAAGTCTGACGGCCCTCTGTCATTCTGTTTAAATACCGCCGAAGTTGCCGGTGCCGCTTTATTATGGGTGGTAGAGAAAGCCATCAACCTTTCAGGTATAGCTGTAGTTTTAGGTGGAAGTACAATATTTACGATTTTGGATCGTCTTGCTTATGTCGTCCACAAAGCCGCTGATTTAGTTAAAGAAGCCTCTTTTTGGGTTACACGCCTTATTATTCGTATGGCTACAATTCTGGGAATCAAGATTGTTGAAGGCGTAAACATCACCTACTCATTTATAAGAAGCATTTTTATACGAATGCATCACGCAGTGTCTGAGTTGGTTAGGCAAGCTGGCCGTGGTCTGGAGTCTTAG
- a CDS encoding DUF6795 domain-containing protein, with translation MKILLVLLLTFSISACEADVKLLGTKIVDAVLFSPLEGHVLLNGSPASGAEITRIIKLQGEEYSEEKFKADSHGHFKLPLVREELELTPLNQFLASQRIFVQYKDEEYLIWNFGKMDTDIHSELGGSPIDLTCNLTDELRRVETPRGGLMTICHWRELKEHR, from the coding sequence ATGAAAATACTTCTAGTACTTCTTTTAACTTTTTCTATCTCTGCTTGCGAGGCTGACGTGAAACTTTTAGGTACAAAAATAGTTGATGCCGTACTTTTTTCTCCTCTAGAGGGGCATGTTTTATTAAATGGTTCTCCTGCTTCTGGCGCAGAGATCACTAGGATAATTAAGTTACAAGGCGAGGAGTATTCAGAAGAAAAATTTAAAGCTGATAGTCATGGGCACTTCAAACTACCACTAGTAAGAGAGGAGCTTGAGTTAACGCCCTTAAACCAATTTCTCGCAAGCCAACGGATTTTTGTCCAATACAAAGATGAAGAATATTTAATATGGAATTTTGGAAAGATGGACACAGACATACACTCTGAGCTTGGCGGCAGCCCCATCGATTTAACTTGTAACCTGACAGATGAGCTTCGAAGAGTTGAAACCCCGCGAGGCGGACTTATGACCATTTGTCACTGGAGAGAATTAAAGGAGCATAGGTAA
- a CDS encoding transposase has protein sequence MARLPRINIADIPQHIVQVGHNNLACFFDDEDYEFYLQCLHKASEQYQVHVHAYVLLPNMIQIIATPKMTQGISSMMQSLGRRYVQYVNHRYKRSGTLWGGRYKSSLIDSDAYLLTCYRYVELKPMYLGLADSPEDYQWSSFNYHTCKADSELIKDHRLYNALGESDVERGQEYSRLFRFDFDSRLIEYIAETVKLGQVLGGDAFKDKIEKIANQRVRPLKRGRPSKKEANDSSD, from the coding sequence ATGGCTCGATTGCCGCGCATTAATATTGCCGATATACCACAGCATATTGTTCAAGTAGGCCATAACAATCTGGCCTGTTTCTTCGACGACGAAGATTATGAATTTTACTTGCAGTGCCTACACAAAGCCTCTGAACAATATCAGGTGCACGTGCATGCCTATGTCTTGCTGCCTAATATGATTCAAATTATTGCCACCCCCAAAATGACCCAGGGCATCTCATCCATGATGCAATCCCTTGGCAGGCGTTATGTGCAATACGTAAACCACCGCTATAAGCGCTCAGGCACCCTCTGGGGAGGTCGATACAAATCCAGCCTGATTGATTCAGACGCCTATTTACTTACATGCTACCGCTATGTTGAGCTCAAACCCATGTACTTAGGCTTAGCAGATAGCCCTGAAGACTATCAATGGTCTAGCTTTAACTACCACACCTGCAAAGCTGATAGCGAACTTATTAAAGACCACCGACTTTATAATGCCCTAGGTGAAAGCGATGTGGAGCGCGGCCAAGAGTACAGCCGTTTATTCCGCTTTGACTTTGACTCTCGCTTGATTGAATACATTGCAGAAACAGTCAAACTCGGACAAGTCTTAGGTGGCGACGCCTTTAAAGACAAGATTGAGAAAATTGCCAATCAACGGGTTCGCCCACTTAAGCGTGGTCGGCCAAGCAAAAAAGAAGCGAACGATTCCAGCGACTAA
- a CDS encoding Stp1/IreP family PP2C-type Ser/Thr phosphatase has product MNEMGSIRLAVNGRTDIGQVRDENEDSIRWFAHPTLPFSYTVIADGMGGYTGGALASKIAVDTLGQQLETLMNPTFLSCTPDQQELMIKALLLDTVKQANQAILNAKLANPQFAHMGTTLVLALVWQDQVTIAHLGDSRAYLWDSQGLVQLTKDHSVVQDMIDSGALTEDQARTSDVRNHITRALGVMPDVEPSINNYQLTGNALLMLCSDGLTEYLDNSELEFVLATHRPALECCFRFIDDANQQGGKDNISVGIIEYTVGAQASVNHFPPPVSSSEPSDDITVRKERNP; this is encoded by the coding sequence ATGAATGAAATGGGTAGCATCCGTCTCGCGGTCAATGGCCGAACTGATATTGGCCAAGTAAGGGATGAAAACGAAGACAGCATTCGTTGGTTTGCTCATCCTACGTTGCCGTTTTCTTATACGGTTATCGCAGATGGAATGGGCGGTTATACCGGTGGCGCGTTAGCTAGCAAGATTGCCGTAGATACTTTAGGTCAACAGCTCGAGACTTTAATGAACCCTACGTTTCTATCGTGTACGCCTGATCAACAGGAACTGATGATTAAGGCATTACTCCTCGATACAGTTAAACAAGCGAATCAAGCCATATTAAATGCCAAGTTGGCTAATCCCCAGTTTGCCCATATGGGGACAACCCTGGTGTTAGCTTTGGTTTGGCAAGATCAGGTCACTATTGCCCATTTGGGGGATTCTCGCGCATACCTTTGGGATTCACAGGGGCTGGTACAACTGACGAAAGATCACAGTGTTGTGCAAGATATGATTGACTCGGGCGCTCTGACCGAAGATCAGGCTCGTACGAGTGATGTCAGAAACCACATTACTCGTGCTTTGGGGGTCATGCCTGATGTTGAGCCTAGCATCAATAATTATCAGCTTACAGGTAATGCCTTATTGATGCTTTGTAGTGATGGTTTAACAGAGTATCTAGATAATAGTGAGCTCGAGTTCGTGCTTGCTACGCATAGGCCTGCACTAGAGTGTTGTTTTCGTTTTATTGACGATGCTAACCAGCAAGGCGGTAAAGATAATATTAGTGTAGGTATTATCGAATACACGGTTGGGGCTCAAGCCTCAGTAAATCATTTCCCTCCTCCAGTGAGCTCAAGTGAGCCTTCGGATGATATTACGGTACGTAAAGAGCGTAACCCCTAA
- a CDS encoding PAAR domain-containing protein: MGMPASRITDMHVCPMVTGTVPHVGGPIVSPGAPTVLIANMPAATLGSSCVCVGPPDSIAMGSTTVLLSNKPAARLGDTTAHGGKIVVGCPTVLIG; this comes from the coding sequence ATGGGAATGCCCGCTTCAAGAATAACCGACATGCATGTCTGCCCAATGGTGACAGGCACCGTACCCCATGTTGGCGGACCTATTGTGTCGCCAGGTGCCCCTACTGTTCTTATAGCCAATATGCCAGCCGCAACACTTGGTAGCAGCTGCGTTTGTGTAGGACCACCAGACAGCATCGCCATGGGTAGCACTACCGTTTTGCTAAGCAACAAACCTGCCGCACGCTTGGGAGATACCACCGCCCACGGCGGTAAGATTGTTGTGGGCTGCCCGACTGTATTAATAGGTTAG
- a CDS encoding M57 family metalloprotease, giving the protein MGYGITKQSARKWVLPIQITVPNDFPSLLLTRLKNAANSWNTQTGLPLFVFIGLKTSIVSLKKQDGAGGSFTAGDGGLGKPIKDVNSILSIGTQISDHNILHELGHVLGLAHEEERPGDKTQAFYSSKKSVNPKVQSWLLDAQWDNCRNNQKQFGYMAHGDFDANSVMKYGNSNGTLSAGDIAVVQAIYG; this is encoded by the coding sequence ATGGGATATGGAATAACAAAGCAAAGTGCTCGTAAGTGGGTATTACCTATTCAGATTACCGTTCCAAATGATTTTCCTTCATTATTACTAACGCGCTTAAAAAACGCAGCAAATTCTTGGAATACTCAAACAGGCTTGCCGTTATTTGTTTTTATCGGCTTAAAAACAAGTATTGTGTCGTTAAAAAAACAGGACGGTGCTGGTGGGTCATTCACTGCCGGTGATGGTGGCTTAGGGAAGCCAATTAAAGATGTAAATTCTATCTTATCAATTGGGACACAAATATCAGATCATAATATCCTCCATGAACTAGGGCATGTACTTGGTCTTGCTCATGAAGAAGAGCGCCCTGGTGACAAAACACAAGCATTTTACAGTTCAAAAAAATCGGTAAACCCCAAAGTACAAAGCTGGCTCTTAGATGCTCAGTGGGATAACTGTCGTAATAACCAAAAACAGTTTGGTTATATGGCGCATGGCGATTTTGATGCAAATTCGGTTATGAAGTATGGGAATAGTAATGGAACTTTAAGTGCTGGTGATATTGCCGTGGTTCAAGCTATTTATGGTTGA
- a CDS encoding lipase family protein encodes MELNPKLSSQFADEVYAVQDDIDLKGFLLRPEFSTKNADKKKLTAKVGGHIIRSATDGFGVCALGSGDYSNDIFIIFRGSTTANNSADWVSNFKIGTEISETGFAVHVGFNNIFKSMKSDILTFLNQNNSRTGNIHCIGHSLGGAIATIAADWVQSIRKTQEVKLYTFGAPKPAMMFFSSHFTRSIGERNIKRVFKATDPVPMIPLFPFVHPPFQSSGHYISSSESILSAQAHDMKEYCNSVKDLTWQDLKRRQPTHTLDEIIEEFLKSKSPIDSSSAKTWQLLNSALIWVFKKAGSGIFHALQLPLIGFMSLADKLAYLLSKIKDIKFPTWDGSVWLFRLIAKMMQALGMAVVKNIKEMTIVLIRNVIYRLMQKTTEVARKAIYGIGK; translated from the coding sequence ATGGAGTTAAACCCTAAGCTTTCCTCCCAATTTGCTGATGAAGTTTATGCCGTACAAGATGACATAGACTTAAAAGGCTTTCTTTTAAGGCCAGAGTTTTCAACAAAAAACGCTGACAAAAAAAAGCTTACCGCTAAAGTCGGCGGACATATTATTAGAAGTGCCACTGATGGCTTTGGTGTGTGCGCTCTTGGTTCAGGCGATTATTCCAACGATATTTTTATTATTTTTCGTGGATCTACTACGGCAAACAACAGTGCCGACTGGGTCAGCAACTTTAAAATAGGTACTGAGATTTCCGAAACAGGATTTGCTGTACATGTTGGTTTTAACAACATATTTAAAAGCATGAAGTCGGATATCTTAACCTTTCTGAATCAGAACAATAGTCGTACAGGCAATATTCATTGCATAGGTCATAGCCTAGGCGGAGCTATAGCCACTATCGCTGCCGACTGGGTTCAGTCAATTAGAAAAACACAGGAAGTAAAACTGTATACATTTGGCGCCCCGAAGCCCGCAATGATGTTTTTCTCTTCTCATTTTACACGTAGCATTGGAGAGAGAAATATAAAAAGAGTTTTCAAAGCAACCGATCCTGTGCCAATGATCCCACTATTCCCTTTTGTTCATCCTCCATTTCAGTCTAGCGGACATTACATTAGCTCTAGCGAGAGTATATTGTCTGCTCAAGCCCATGATATGAAAGAGTACTGTAACTCGGTTAAAGATTTAACATGGCAAGATCTGAAAAGAAGACAACCAACCCATACCCTTGATGAAATCATTGAAGAGTTTTTAAAATCCAAAAGCCCAATAGACTCATCAAGTGCAAAAACCTGGCAGCTACTGAACAGCGCTCTAATTTGGGTATTCAAAAAAGCGGGAAGTGGCATTTTTCATGCGCTTCAACTGCCCTTGATTGGTTTCATGAGCCTGGCAGATAAGCTCGCGTATCTACTATCCAAAATTAAAGATATAAAATTTCCGACTTGGGATGGCTCTGTATGGCTCTTTCGCTTGATCGCAAAAATGATGCAGGCACTTGGCATGGCCGTGGTCAAAAATATTAAAGAGATGACCATCGTCTTAATTCGAAATGTCATATACCGGCTTATGCAAAAAACAACTGAAGTTGCTCGTAAAGCTATTTACGGCATAGGAAAATAG
- a CDS encoding type VI secretion system Vgr family protein codes for MSILNQDKRLIHIDTPLGKDAFIASEVSGDEYVSDLFRFELELYSDNHTVDQKDLVGKDLTVKLLNSGEDKPRFINGYVTHLAMLDVDGNGLRRYRAEIVPGFWFATLGSNNRVFHEKSAKDIITEVLGEYSKVISLQLKLSATYLPREYCVQFDESDFDFVNRLMAEEGISYYFKHADGKHELVLADDAQDYFDAETDKIEYDGGGSQPTKDTIHSWQRSFNYHTGGFEFKDYSEFTTTKDNKQEVKTNSPLNSVSSYKHRQYGLYNFEIDAEHKHKFKDSYNKGLNEYSMEAEEAGFDIAKGTSDVTVLAAGGRFEIDHPLSSEKGKYLLTHVHIVARDRNDQDSYFSNRFSCVPSSVVLRPAPSGFAKKIHSPQVATVLEVKATAASSSKDPYTQVKVKFPWNSAQNSCWVRVVQQFAGKGWGANFVPRVGQEVVISYINGDPDRPLVTGAVYNGTNEGPNYTSTQSGWKTELDGSKFNEYRFDDKKGEEEIYMEAGKDHNWIIHNDQTGKVENDQTLEVKNNRSITVTDGNEETTIAKGNQSYTVSKGNQNVTVSKGNQTVKVDSGNHSLKIGKGSCTIDAMKAIKISSKTSIELKVGGSSIKLDASGVQIKGTMVKAKASAMGEVSAGGMMTVKGGITKIN; via the coding sequence ATGTCTATACTCAACCAAGATAAACGACTGATTCATATCGACACTCCACTGGGAAAGGACGCCTTTATCGCATCCGAAGTCAGCGGTGATGAGTACGTATCCGATCTATTCCGCTTTGAGCTGGAACTCTACTCAGACAATCATACTGTCGACCAAAAAGACCTTGTCGGTAAAGACCTAACCGTCAAACTCTTAAACAGCGGTGAAGACAAACCTCGTTTTATCAACGGTTATGTCACGCATTTGGCCATGCTTGATGTCGATGGCAACGGCCTACGCCGTTATCGCGCCGAGATCGTACCAGGTTTTTGGTTTGCAACTTTAGGCTCCAATAATCGAGTCTTCCATGAAAAAAGCGCCAAAGACATCATCACCGAAGTTCTCGGCGAATACTCAAAAGTAATCAGCCTGCAACTAAAACTCTCAGCAACGTATTTACCTCGTGAGTATTGTGTGCAATTTGACGAATCAGACTTCGACTTCGTTAACCGCCTTATGGCCGAAGAAGGCATTAGCTATTACTTTAAACATGCCGACGGCAAACATGAGCTTGTCTTAGCCGATGATGCCCAAGACTACTTCGACGCCGAAACAGATAAAATCGAATACGATGGCGGTGGCAGCCAACCAACCAAAGACACAATCCACTCTTGGCAGCGCAGCTTTAACTACCATACCGGTGGTTTTGAATTTAAAGATTACAGCGAATTCACCACCACCAAAGATAACAAGCAAGAGGTAAAAACAAACTCACCCCTCAATAGCGTATCGAGCTATAAACACCGTCAATATGGTCTTTATAACTTTGAAATCGACGCAGAGCACAAACACAAATTTAAAGACTCCTACAATAAGGGGCTTAATGAATACTCAATGGAAGCTGAAGAAGCTGGTTTTGATATTGCCAAAGGCACCAGTGATGTCACCGTACTCGCTGCAGGCGGACGCTTTGAGATTGACCACCCACTGAGTTCAGAAAAAGGGAAATATCTACTGACCCATGTGCATATCGTCGCGCGCGACCGCAACGATCAAGACAGCTACTTTAGCAACCGCTTTAGCTGTGTTCCTAGCAGTGTGGTATTGCGCCCAGCACCATCGGGCTTTGCCAAGAAAATTCACTCGCCGCAAGTAGCGACTGTGCTCGAAGTAAAAGCCACAGCAGCATCTAGCTCAAAAGACCCCTACACTCAAGTCAAAGTAAAATTCCCTTGGAATAGCGCCCAAAACTCATGCTGGGTACGCGTTGTACAGCAGTTTGCAGGTAAAGGCTGGGGAGCAAACTTCGTTCCGCGCGTGGGCCAAGAAGTGGTTATCAGTTACATCAATGGCGACCCTGATCGCCCACTGGTTACGGGTGCTGTCTACAACGGCACCAACGAAGGGCCAAACTACACCAGCACTCAAAGCGGCTGGAAAACCGAGCTTGATGGCAGCAAGTTTAATGAATACCGCTTTGACGATAAAAAAGGCGAAGAAGAAATCTATATGGAGGCCGGTAAAGATCACAACTGGATCATCCATAACGATCAAACTGGCAAGGTTGAAAACGATCAGACTCTAGAAGTCAAAAACAATCGTTCGATTACCGTTACAGATGGCAATGAAGAAACCACCATCGCCAAAGGCAACCAAAGCTATACCGTCAGCAAAGGTAATCAAAATGTTACGGTTTCCAAAGGAAACCAAACCGTCAAAGTAGACTCTGGCAACCACAGCCTAAAAATAGGTAAAGGCTCTTGCACAATCGACGCAATGAAAGCCATTAAGATCAGCTCCAAGACCTCGATCGAGCTTAAAGTAGGTGGCAGCAGCATTAAACTAGATGCCAGCGGCGTGCAGATTAAAGGCACCATGGTTAAAGCTAAAGCCAGCGCCATGGGCGAAGTATCTGCAGGCGGCATGATGACCGTAAAAGGCGGCATCACCAAGATCAACTAA
- a CDS encoding Hcp family type VI secretion system effector: MNFNANSPAGNVTAAGYENWIEVDSMNFGVGRAITMEAGAMSNREATRPSISEVTVTKPLDAASGGLFKNSVTGDAGVKVEIHVVQTGASQVEKYAVFTLEEVMISSYSVSASSGGAPHESISLSFAKIEADLTHADKTNKNTKNMKVGYDLTTAKPL; the protein is encoded by the coding sequence ATGAACTTTAACGCAAACTCTCCTGCTGGTAACGTTACTGCTGCTGGTTACGAAAACTGGATCGAAGTTGACAGCATGAACTTCGGCGTAGGCCGTGCCATCACTATGGAAGCTGGCGCAATGTCTAACCGTGAAGCTACTCGTCCTAGCATCAGCGAAGTTACCGTAACTAAGCCTCTTGACGCTGCTTCTGGTGGTTTGTTCAAGAACTCTGTAACTGGTGATGCCGGTGTTAAAGTTGAAATCCACGTTGTTCAAACTGGTGCTTCACAAGTAGAGAAATACGCAGTATTCACTCTAGAAGAAGTAATGATCTCTTCTTACAGCGTTAGCGCTTCTTCTGGTGGTGCTCCACACGAGTCTATCTCTCTTAGCTTCGCTAAGATTGAAGCTGATCTTACTCACGCTGATAAGACGAATAAGAATACTAAGAACATGAAGGTTGGTTACGACCTTACTACAGCTAAGCCATTATAA
- a CDS encoding DUF6795 domain-containing protein, which yields MKQVIVFFVLILISSFGAAMSLFDAGKSCVFSEVKLKVTQDGKPASGAKLTRYISWQKEVSDEFTLNDNGEIHLEAVYQRSLTSLLPVEFVVAQSLTVFYQGKEVEIWLNSKRRPDENSELGGQALVLTCELSNEPVLHEEFKTLLLTNCNW from the coding sequence ATGAAACAAGTTATCGTTTTTTTTGTTTTAATTTTAATTTCAAGCTTTGGAGCTGCAATGTCGTTATTTGATGCCGGAAAGTCATGCGTATTTTCTGAGGTAAAGTTAAAAGTCACCCAGGATGGAAAACCTGCTTCAGGTGCTAAGTTAACACGCTATATTTCTTGGCAAAAAGAAGTAAGCGATGAATTCACCCTCAATGACAACGGTGAAATCCATCTCGAAGCTGTCTATCAGCGCTCTCTTACAAGTTTACTACCAGTTGAATTTGTTGTTGCTCAATCCCTTACTGTATTTTATCAAGGGAAAGAAGTTGAAATATGGTTAAACTCCAAGAGAAGACCTGACGAAAACTCAGAGCTTGGCGGTCAAGCATTAGTATTAACTTGCGAGCTTTCAAATGAACCAGTTCTGCACGAAGAATTCAAAACACTACTACTAACAAATTGCAATTGGTAA